AGTACCTGGAAGCTTCGCTTTAGTTGGATCTGGAAACCCTGAAAAGGATACGGAATGGGCCCATCATCACGGGAAATTCAACATCGACGAAGAGGCGCTTGCTACCGGTGCAGAACTTTACGCTCAATATGCCTGGGCATATTTGCACGAATAACGGACTGATAAAAGAGGGAATACGGAAATTGTTAAAAAGTAGAAGGCCGCCGATTGGCGGCCTTTTGGCGTTAAGGGTTAAATTTCACTAAAAGGGCTTTGCACACAGTCAAAAAGGGAATGGATTTTACCATTCCCTTTTTATAATGTCGTTCTTATTTAACTTTTGTAAAGGTGAGAAGCTGTGTACTCCACATTGCTGATAAATGCAAATAAACCTTTTGTCGGCATTTACGTTCTGCATTCATTTCACTTTGCATCAAGTTGAAAGTTGCATGAAACATTTTGTAATGATAATGAACCGTAGTAATTCATTATCTAGAACCCTTATGTGCATTCACCTTAATTTAATTAAGCATTCTCTTTTTTATTATTGAGCAGGAATCCCCATCACGGCAGTCGAACACCAATTAGTATGAAGAGAAGTGGAATAGGAGGGTGATTATGCAGAATCATGAGCTGGAACAAGTCATAAAAATTGCGGACAGGGCGATAAACAATGAGGATTTTGATCATTTAATGGAGTTCTATTCAGAGGAAGCGACTTTAGTTGTCAAACCTGGAACATTCGCAAAAGGGAAAGAGGAAATTCGTCGGGCATTCATTGCTATAGCTGAATATTTTAATCACAGCTTAATCGTCAATCAAGAAAAGATGGCAATAATCGAAACGGGCGATACGGCATTGGTTGTGGCAAAAGCCCAGCTTAGTGCCAATCAAAAGGATGATTCCGAATTCTCTATGGAAAGAACTGCGACATATGTATTTAAAAAAGATTCCACAGGTACATGGCGCTGTATAATCGACAACTCTTATGGTGCTGAAATAATTGAAGAATTGAAGAATTGAAGTAATTAGTGAAAGCTGCCGTATCGTATATGGTGGCTTTTTATATTTTTTTCAGCAAATAAATATCTTCTAAGGCTGCAACAAAAAACATTAATTTACGACAAAATATGACGGCGATATCTTTAAGATTTCGCCGTCTCTTTTACTATGGTTTATAATTTCCCTATGTTCAGTCGTCGCTTATTTTAAAGCTGATAAACTTCTGCTCCATCATTTCTTGCATCGCATATTTGATGCCTTCCCGGCCAACACCGCTGTCCTTCCAGCCGCCATAAGGCATATTATCAATTCGGTAAGTTGGAATATCATTGATTACGACCCCGCCTGTTTCCAAGCGTTCCGCCGCATAAAAAGCTCGTTCTATACTCGGTGTCATCACTCCTGAGTTCAATCCGTAACGCGAATCATTAGCATCATTGATCGCATCATCAAGCGTGTCGAATGGGAAAATGCAGACAATTGGACCAAATACTTCGAAACGAAATACCTTTGAGTCACGATTTACATTGGTTAAGACGGTAGGCAATAGGACATTGCCTTCCACTGTACCGCCGCACTCAATTTTTGCTCCTTCTTGTACTGCTTCGTCAATCCAACTTTGTAACCGTTCCATTGATTTTTTTGAAATAACCGCTGTAATATTTGTATTTTCCTCCAGGGGGGAACCGATGACAAGCTGTTTTGTTGCACTGACGAATCGATCTAAAAATTGTTGGTATAGTGATTTGTGGACATAAATTCGTTGAATCGAGATGCACACCTGCCCATTATTCGTAAATGAACCCATCACACTTCGTTGAATAATTTTATCGATGTCGACACCTTCATCAATGATGAAAGGCGAATTAGATCCGAGTTCAAGTGTAAGCTTACGGAAGCCTGCCTGCTGCTGGATAAGGTGTCCGACCTCTACACTGCCTGTGAAAGTCACTTTTTTTACATGTGGATGGGTCGTCAACGCTTCGCTTAAAACATCCCCTTTGCCCGGTATGATGTTCAATACTCCATCAGGCAACCCTGCTTCTTTAAAAATATCGGCCAGAACCAGTGCACTCAACGGGGTTTGTTCGGCAGGTTTTAACACAATCGAATTTCCAGCCGCAATAGCTGGACCAACTTTATGGGCGACCAAGTTAAATGGAAAGTTAAATGGCGTAATCGCGGTAACGACGCCAATCGGGGTGCGAACCGTGAATCCAAAACGGTTTACCCCACCCACTGCAGCATCCATCGGGATTTGTTCTCCATAATTATTCTTTGACGCTTCTGCAGCAAAACGATAGGTCTGAACCGTACGATTCATTTCTTCACGAGCATTTCGAATCGTTTTCGCAGCCTCTAGGGAAATGATTTTTGCAAGTTCTTCACTGCGTTCTTCCATGATTGCGGCAGCTTTAAATAAAATTTCTGCTCGTGCATGAGCCGGGTAGGTTCGGTATTTCTGAAAAGCTGCATTTGCCTCGACAATCGCTTCAACGGCATCCGCTGGTTCAGCCTGTCCGATTTGTGCAATTTCTTCGTTTGAATGGGGGTTATATAATGGCTCATATGATTTAGCCTCCCGCCATTTACCACCAATCCACAATTGCCACTTTTTCTTCATCTGAAATCCCTCCAATAATATCTGCCTTTATAATTTACAAATATAATCACCTAGTGTTTTCGATAGCTTTACATTTTCCGAATAATCGACATCCACATCAATCAAGACAATTTCCTGACTCGAAATCGCTTCTTCCAATGCATGAAGCAATTCATCGGAGTGGGTTACTTTCACTCCTTTGACCCCAAAACTTTTTGCGAAGCCTAAAAAGTCTGGGTCTGTAAATTCAATCGCATTCGTACGATCAAATTTATTCAATTGCTTCCACTCAATTAGGCCGTATTTTGAATCATGGAAAATGACTATCACGAAGGCAAGCCCTAAACGTTTTGCAGTTGCCAATTCAACCCCATTCATCAGAAATCCGCCATCCCCTGTAACCGCAATGACAGGTTTATCAGGTTTAGCCAGTTTGGCTGCAATTGCGCCGGGAATAGCAATTCCCATCGATGCAAAGCCATTAGAAATGATAGTGTGATTTGGCATTTCCGGCTGATACATCCGGGCCATCCATAATTTATGGGCTCCCACATCCGAAATGACAATGGCATTGCCCTTTTCCGCCCTTTTCAAATCGGCGATAATTCGCTGAGGGATGATAGGGCTTCCTGATACATCATCCGAAGAATGAAATTTTTCTATGATTTGAGACCTTAGCTTTTTCACTTCAGGCCAAAGCTCTTTTTCTACTACACCAGTGGACAAGGCTTCAAGTCCCTCCGTAACGTTCCCGACCAATTCGGCTTGTACGGGGTAATAAGCATCAATCTCAGCCGGTCGAGCATCAATATGAATAATCGGATTCATTGCCTCATCGTTCCAATACTTTGGTAAATACTCGACGAAGTCATAGCCTACGGTGATAATAAGATCGGCCAAATCAAACCCGCAAAGAACATAATCCCTTGCTTGCATCCCTACTGTAAAAAGGGTCAATGGATGGTTGGAAGGTAAAACTCCTTTGGCCATGAACGAATTCACAACAGGAATTTGCTTCTCTTCTGCAAATTTCCGTAATGACTCAGCAGCTCCATCGCGGACTACGCCATTACCAGCTAGAATAATAGGCTTTTTTGCGCGATTTATTAATTCGACGGCTTTTTTGATTTCTTCCTCTGCAGGGCGGGATCTAGGCATTGGTGTAACCGGAAGAGGTTCACCCTCAGTATCCATCATCGCCACATCTTCGGGGAGTTCGATATGAACAGCTCCCGGCTTTTCTATGACTGCAGTTTTAAATGCTTTACGGATAATTTCCGGAATCGTATGCGGCACTTTGATTTGTTGATTCCATTTCGTTACTTCCTTAAAAACCCCAATTATGTCCACATATTGATGCGACTCCTTATGAATTCGATCAAGGCCTGCCTGACCTGTAATTGCGATAACAGGGGAATAATCCAGATAAGCGCTTCCTATCCCTGTCAATAAATTGGTTGCACCAGGTCCCAATGTACCTAAGCAGACGCCAGGCTTTCCAGTTAGCCGGCCATAGATGTCTGCCATGAAAGCTGCAGCTTGTTCGTGATGAACCAAGATGAATTTAATATTAGAGCTAATTAGAGAATCGATAAGATCCGTATTTTCCTCTCCAGGTATCCCAAAAATATACTGAACCCCTTCATTCTCCAAACATCTTATAAACAAATCAGATGCCTTCAATTTATTCCCTCCTAAGACCATTTCGATTTCTTCATTTCTTTCCCTATATGTTGGCTTTGTCTATTAAAAATTATGTACTTGCGTATTGTTAAAAACCATTTGGAGCATATAAAGAAATTCAGGTTTTAGTAAATTAACCTCAAAAGTCATAACTGGGAGAAGTAAAATGGAAATCGCAAGTCGTTTATTTTTGTTGCACTTGTTTTAATGGCACTTATCCTTTTTATATTCTATTTATAATATTCAAAACAGGAAATTGGTCGGAAGGGAAATTTAAAATCGGAAGGGAAATGGTAAGGTAGTTCGGATGCACAAAAAAAGAGGGAGATGGAGCTATGAATAAATTACTTACTGGTTTGGTAGTATTAGCAATGGCCCTTGGGATATCTTTTTCCACTGCTTCAGCGTCAGCTGGAGGATTTCACCATCCCGAAAGCTGGGATAAAAACTCTATTTTGCGGAAGGACTCTCATGGGGTGGAGATCAGGAATATGCAGTATATCCTGAATGTCATGGGTTTTTATACGGATTCAGCAGTGGTTGACGTAGATGG
This sequence is a window from Brevibacillus sp. JNUCC-41. Protein-coding genes within it:
- a CDS encoding YybH family protein, with the protein product MQNHELEQVIKIADRAINNEDFDHLMEFYSEEATLVVKPGTFAKGKEEIRRAFIAIAEYFNHSLIVNQEKMAIIETGDTALVVAKAQLSANQKDDSEFSMERTATYVFKKDSTGTWRCIIDNSYGAEIIEELKN
- a CDS encoding aldehyde dehydrogenase family protein; translated protein: MKKKWQLWIGGKWREAKSYEPLYNPHSNEEIAQIGQAEPADAVEAIVEANAAFQKYRTYPAHARAEILFKAAAIMEERSEELAKIISLEAAKTIRNAREEMNRTVQTYRFAAEASKNNYGEQIPMDAAVGGVNRFGFTVRTPIGVVTAITPFNFPFNLVAHKVGPAIAAGNSIVLKPAEQTPLSALVLADIFKEAGLPDGVLNIIPGKGDVLSEALTTHPHVKKVTFTGSVEVGHLIQQQAGFRKLTLELGSNSPFIIDEGVDIDKIIQRSVMGSFTNNGQVCISIQRIYVHKSLYQQFLDRFVSATKQLVIGSPLEENTNITAVISKKSMERLQSWIDEAVQEGAKIECGGTVEGNVLLPTVLTNVNRDSKVFRFEVFGPIVCIFPFDTLDDAINDANDSRYGLNSGVMTPSIERAFYAAERLETGGVVINDIPTYRIDNMPYGGWKDSGVGREGIKYAMQEMMEQKFISFKISDD
- a CDS encoding acetolactate synthase large subunit; this translates as MKASDLFIRCLENEGVQYIFGIPGEENTDLIDSLISSNIKFILVHHEQAAAFMADIYGRLTGKPGVCLGTLGPGATNLLTGIGSAYLDYSPVIAITGQAGLDRIHKESHQYVDIIGVFKEVTKWNQQIKVPHTIPEIIRKAFKTAVIEKPGAVHIELPEDVAMMDTEGEPLPVTPMPRSRPAEEEIKKAVELINRAKKPIILAGNGVVRDGAAESLRKFAEEKQIPVVNSFMAKGVLPSNHPLTLFTVGMQARDYVLCGFDLADLIITVGYDFVEYLPKYWNDEAMNPIIHIDARPAEIDAYYPVQAELVGNVTEGLEALSTGVVEKELWPEVKKLRSQIIEKFHSSDDVSGSPIIPQRIIADLKRAEKGNAIVISDVGAHKLWMARMYQPEMPNHTIISNGFASMGIAIPGAIAAKLAKPDKPVIAVTGDGGFLMNGVELATAKRLGLAFVIVIFHDSKYGLIEWKQLNKFDRTNAIEFTDPDFLGFAKSFGVKGVKVTHSDELLHALEEAISSQEIVLIDVDVDYSENVKLSKTLGDYICKL